From a single Herbiconiux sp. SALV-R1 genomic region:
- the tatA gene encoding Sec-independent protein translocase subunit TatA, with product MLGNLNGWHLVIILVVILLLFGATRLPALSKSLGQSMRIFRNETKAMKDENQTPGDGTAGTATGTTTGTSTGTPTDDSQKP from the coding sequence ATGCTCGGTAACCTCAACGGGTGGCACCTGGTCATCATCCTGGTCGTCATCCTCCTCCTGTTCGGCGCGACGCGGCTGCCCGCCCTGTCGAAGAGCCTCGGCCAGTCGATGCGCATCTTCCGCAACGAGACCAAGGCCATGAAGGACGAGAACCAGACCCCGGGCGACGGCACCGCCGGCACCGCGACAGGAACCACGACCGGCACGTCCACCGGCACCCCCACCGACGACAGTCAGAAGCCCTGA